The Nocardioides zeae genome includes the window CGCCGGCGAGGTCGGAGCCGACCACGTGGTAGGGCAGGTCGTGGCGCTTCGTCAGCTCCGAGAGCCGGCCGTAGCGCTCGAGGAACCCGAAGGTGGAGACGGGCTCGAAGATGCTCGTCCACACGGTGTTGTAGTTGATCGCCGAGGCCATGACCGCCACGTAGGCCTCGCCCGGGCCCAGCTCGGGCAGCGGGACGTCGTCGAGGTGGAGCGACTTGCGCGGGTCCTTGTCGCGCGTGGCGAGGCCCTCGAACATGTCGACCTCGTCCTTGTGGACGGTCACGCCGCGGAACGACTCGGGGAGCTCCATGGCGGCGTAGTCACCGCCCTCCGCGTTGCCGGAGAGGATCGCGTCGAGGATCTGCTGCATCTCGGGACTCCTGAGGGGTCTCGGCCGACGGGTCGGCACGGTTAACACGCATTAACTGGCCGGGAGCGTACCGAGCGCTCGGTCTGTCGGCCAACTAAAGTTGACGTGGATCACTCAACGGACGCAGATCTTGTTACTCGCGAGGAACTCCGCACCGCTCGCGCGGGCCTCGATGCCACTTCTGGGCTATGTTCCACCACGGCGATCGCGGCGCAACCGCCGCGTCCACTCACCGAACGCCCGGTGCGGATGCGGTCGCCGACCGATCGCTCGATCACGACTGCGTCACACTGGGTTGACGCAGGAGAGGTCGGGCAACTGCGATCCCTCTCGCACCCATCAGCACCTGGAAGGAAGTGACATGCCCCGCTTGTGTCAGACGGACGGCCTCAGCGACGTGCAGACCGAGATCCTCAAGGCGGTGCGCGAGTTCGTCGACGAGCGGATCATCCCCGTCGCCCAGGAGCTGGAGCACGCCGACGAGTACCCCACGGAGATCATCGAGGGCCTCAAGGAGCTGGGCGTCTTCGGCCTGACGATCCCGGAGGAGCACGGCGGCCTCGGGGAGTCGCTCCTGACGTACGCCCTCGTCGTGGAGGAGATCGCCCGCGGCTGGATGAGCGTCTCGGGCGTCATCAACACGCACTTCATCGTGGCGTACCTGCTGATGCAGCACGGCACCGAGGAGCAGAAGGCGAAGTACCTCCCGCGGATGGCGACGGGCGAGGTGCGCGGCGCGTTCTCGATGTCGGAGCCGGGCCTGGGCTCGGACGTCTCCGCGGTCTCGACCAAGGCCGTCAAGCAGGACGACGGGTCCTACTCGATCACCGGCCAGAAGATGTGGCTGACCAACGGCGGCACCTCGACGCTCGTCGCGCTGCTCACCAAGACCGACGAGGGCGCCGAGTCGGTCTACAAGAACATGACGACGTTCCTGGTCGAGAAGGAGCCCGGCTTCGGCGAGACCGCCCAGGGCGTCACCGTGCCCGGCAAGCTCGAGAAGATGGGCTACAAGGGCGTCGAGACCACCGAGCTCATCCTCGACGGCCACCAGATCGCCGCCGACCAGATCCTGGGCGGCGAGCCCGGCAAGGGCTTCTTCCAGATGATGGACGGCGTCGAGGTCGGTCGCGTCAACGTCGCGGCCCGCGCCTGCGGCCTCGCGTGGCGCGGCTTCGAGCTGGGCATCGCCTACGCCCAGCAGCGCAAGACCTTCGGCAAGGCCATCGCCGAGCACCAGGCCGTGCTGTTCCGCCTCGCCGAGATGGCCACCAAGGTCGAGACCATCCACACGATGATGGTGCGCGCCGCCCGCCTCAAGGACACCGGCCAGCGGATGGACGTCGAGGCCGGCATGGCGAAGATGCTCGCCTCGGAGTACGCCAACGAGGTCGTCGAGGACTCGTTCCGCATCCACGGCGGCTACGGCTACTCGAAGGAGTACGAGATCGAGCGCCTCATGCGCGAGGTGAAGTTCATGCTCATCGGCGAGGGCACGAGCGACATCCAGAAGATGATCATCGGCCGCAGCCTGCTGAAGGACTACCAGCTGAAGGGCTGACCCGCTCACCCTTCCGGGACGTCATGCGAAGCGCGGCCCCCGGCCGCCGGAACGCATGACGTCGCGGGGGTGGGCGGCTCCGCGGCGTACGGCGTCGCGGCTCGGCCGGGGGGTCCGGCCGGAGGGCGAGAAATGTGCGGCCGGGACACGCCCGCCACGATCAGAGGTGCACCAAGCGCACAATTCCGCGCCCGCTGGCCGCGGTCCCGGGGCACCGCCGCCCGCTCACCCCTCCGGGACGTCATGCGAAGCGCGGCCCGCGGCCGCCGGAACGCATGACGTCCCGGGGATGGGGGGCGATCAGGCCAGGTACGGGTCGCACCAGGCGCTGATGAGCCGCGCCGCGCGCTGCGCCTGGCCCGGCGCGGTCAGCAGGTGGTCGGCGCCCTCGAGCGCGACGAAGCTCCGCGGGTGCCGCGCCCGCTGGAAGATCTCGCTGGCGTTGCCGACGCCGACGGTGTTGTCGGTCGGCGAGTGCATGACGAGCAGGGGCTGGCGCAGGCGGTCGATGCGGTCGCGGAACTCCGCCCGGCGCACGTCCTCGACGAACTCCCGCGTCAACGT containing:
- a CDS encoding acyl-CoA dehydrogenase family protein, with product MPRLCQTDGLSDVQTEILKAVREFVDERIIPVAQELEHADEYPTEIIEGLKELGVFGLTIPEEHGGLGESLLTYALVVEEIARGWMSVSGVINTHFIVAYLLMQHGTEEQKAKYLPRMATGEVRGAFSMSEPGLGSDVSAVSTKAVKQDDGSYSITGQKMWLTNGGTSTLVALLTKTDEGAESVYKNMTTFLVEKEPGFGETAQGVTVPGKLEKMGYKGVETTELILDGHQIAADQILGGEPGKGFFQMMDGVEVGRVNVAARACGLAWRGFELGIAYAQQRKTFGKAIAEHQAVLFRLAEMATKVETIHTMMVRAARLKDTGQRMDVEAGMAKMLASEYANEVVEDSFRIHGGYGYSKEYEIERLMREVKFMLIGEGTSDIQKMIIGRSLLKDYQLKG